Proteins encoded together in one bacterium window:
- a CDS encoding thiamine pyrophosphate-dependent enzyme, translating to MATKELLLGNEAIGRGAIEAGISYAGSYPGTPATEILEYLAKHSDAVINWEANEKIALENAIGASYAGKRALCSMKHVGLNVASDALITIPYLTVKGGLVIVVADDPGAYSSQNEQDSRFYAQFAKIPCFEPSDAQEAKDMVIAAFDLSEQIKLPVMVRSLTRVSHGLSPVEIGIPRKPNPPSLEKDPGHMLAIPSNVIRLHQELIAKQPQLVQWGESAGLNITTKSIHQNKGIIACGITYHYAKEFARDYAFLKIGYYPFAEKLIAEFVTGLDEVWVLEEGEPFVEELTRRYAKHVKGKLSGELNRVGELGPDAIAKNLGGMQVNPNIETIKKSLPVRPPVLCPGCGHRELYKALNEAQPTFITGDIGCYTLGANPPLSAMDTCLCMGASISKAAGIAKQGYTKIAAIIGDSTFIHAGIPALISAVYNQANITVIIMDNDSVAMTGHQPTPLTGITAKGEAGGKIVLEDLCKSCGASSVEVVDPFDAKKTKAVLVEKLNAAGTHVIIARRPCVLLTRKSKR from the coding sequence ATGGCTACAAAAGAGCTTTTATTGGGGAATGAAGCGATTGGTCGAGGTGCGATCGAAGCAGGTATTTCGTATGCCGGAAGTTATCCGGGAACTCCGGCAACGGAAATCCTTGAATATTTGGCAAAACATAGCGATGCGGTGATAAACTGGGAAGCTAACGAAAAGATTGCTCTCGAAAACGCGATTGGTGCATCGTATGCTGGTAAACGGGCGCTTTGTTCGATGAAGCATGTCGGACTTAATGTTGCTTCCGATGCGCTGATAACTATTCCATATCTAACGGTTAAAGGTGGATTGGTTATTGTGGTTGCTGATGATCCCGGTGCATATTCGTCACAAAATGAACAAGATTCACGGTTTTACGCGCAGTTTGCCAAAATCCCGTGTTTCGAGCCGAGTGATGCGCAAGAAGCAAAAGATATGGTTATCGCCGCATTTGATTTATCTGAACAAATAAAACTGCCGGTTATGGTTCGCAGTCTTACCCGAGTTTCGCATGGGTTATCTCCTGTAGAAATCGGGATTCCTCGCAAACCAAACCCACCATCGTTAGAAAAAGACCCGGGTCATATGCTCGCTATTCCGAGCAATGTTATTCGATTGCATCAAGAGCTTATCGCTAAACAACCACAGTTAGTCCAATGGGGTGAATCTGCGGGATTAAATATCACCACCAAATCCATCCATCAGAATAAAGGGATTATCGCCTGCGGAATTACATATCACTATGCCAAAGAGTTTGCCCGCGATTATGCGTTCTTAAAAATAGGGTATTATCCATTTGCGGAGAAATTAATCGCTGAGTTCGTTACGGGTTTAGATGAGGTCTGGGTTCTTGAAGAAGGTGAACCGTTTGTTGAAGAGCTCACGCGTCGATATGCAAAACATGTTAAAGGGAAACTCTCCGGCGAATTGAATCGAGTAGGGGAACTCGGTCCGGATGCAATAGCTAAAAATCTTGGTGGAATGCAGGTGAACCCTAATATAGAAACAATCAAAAAATCGTTACCGGTTCGTCCGCCGGTACTCTGTCCTGGGTGCGGGCATCGAGAATTATATAAAGCGTTGAATGAAGCACAACCAACGTTTATAACCGGTGATATCGGCTGTTATACACTCGGAGCAAATCCGCCATTATCGGCAATGGATACATGTTTGTGTATGGGCGCAAGTATCAGCAAAGCCGCAGGAATCGCGAAGCAAGGATATACCAAAATCGCAGCGATTATCGGCGATTCAACGTTCATCCACGCGGGGATTCCAGCGTTAATCAGCGCAGTATATAATCAGGCGAATATAACGGTTATTATTATGGATAACGATTCTGTTGCTATGACTGGCCACCAACCGACTCCATTAACCGGAATAACTGCTAAAGGTGAAGCAGGGGGCAAAATTGTTCTGGAAGATTTATGTAAATCCTGCGGAGCGAGTTCGGTTGAAGTCGTTGACCCATTCGATGCTAAGAAAACAAAAGCGGTTTTAGTTGAGAAACTGAATGCTGCTGGAACTCACGTGATTATTGCACGACGTCCGTGCGTTCTGCTCACCCGAAAATCGAAAAGATAA
- a CDS encoding phenylacetate--CoA ligase, which yields MIWNREAECMSARQRQELQLERLRTIVTYAYERVPYYRKRFAAAKVKPADIKTLKDIEKLPLTSKDDLREVYPFGMFAVPLSEIVEIHTSSGTTGTPIVAGYTRGDIELWSEVMARTLTMAGTKKDDIVQNGYGYGLFTGGLGVHYGAQKIGATVIPISAGNTKRQLQVMRDFGSTILTCTPSYTLYLAEVAEEEGIDLKKLKLKSGCFGAEMWTERMREEIEKRFHLTALNIYGLTEIIGPGVSQECPEKSGLHIFEDHFYPEIISPETLEVLPEGKKGELVLTTLTREGMPMIRFRTKDITQLKSGTCACGRTLIKMDRVTGRSDDMLKIRGVIVFPSQIEKALLEIKGVEPHYQIIITRPHNLDELEIQVEATKSLFSDEIKHLEEVRNRIEQHIEDSIGIRVKVTLVEPKTLPRSEGKAKRVIDKRQL from the coding sequence ATGATCTGGAATCGTGAAGCCGAATGTATGTCGGCAAGACAACGGCAGGAACTACAACTAGAGCGACTCCGCACTATTGTTACATATGCCTATGAACGCGTTCCCTATTATCGGAAACGGTTTGCAGCAGCGAAAGTTAAACCAGCGGATATTAAAACCCTCAAAGATATCGAGAAACTTCCTTTGACGAGTAAAGATGATTTACGGGAAGTATACCCGTTCGGGATGTTTGCGGTTCCGTTGTCCGAGATTGTGGAAATTCATACTTCTTCGGGAACAACTGGCACTCCGATTGTTGCCGGATATACGCGTGGAGATATCGAGTTATGGAGCGAAGTGATGGCCCGAACTTTGACGATGGCAGGAACAAAAAAAGATGATATTGTTCAGAACGGATATGGCTACGGTTTATTTACTGGCGGACTTGGCGTGCATTATGGTGCGCAGAAAATCGGGGCTACCGTCATTCCGATTTCTGCTGGGAATACTAAACGACAACTGCAGGTTATGCGTGATTTCGGGTCAACCATATTAACCTGTACACCGTCGTATACGCTCTATTTAGCAGAAGTCGCTGAAGAAGAAGGGATTGATTTAAAGAAATTGAAGTTAAAATCCGGTTGCTTCGGTGCAGAAATGTGGACAGAACGAATGCGCGAAGAAATTGAAAAGCGGTTTCATTTAACCGCATTGAATATTTACGGACTAACTGAAATCATCGGACCCGGGGTATCGCAAGAGTGTCCGGAGAAAAGTGGATTGCATATTTTTGAAGACCATTTTTATCCAGAGATCATTTCGCCGGAAACGTTAGAAGTGTTACCGGAAGGGAAAAAAGGCGAATTGGTATTGACTACCTTAACTCGGGAAGGTATGCCTATGATTCGTTTCCGGACGAAAGATATTACGCAATTAAAATCTGGAACATGTGCTTGTGGTCGAACCCTGATAAAAATGGATCGAGTTACCGGTCGGTCGGATGATATGCTAAAAATCCGTGGTGTGATTGTTTTCCCTTCGCAGATTGAAAAAGCACTGCTCGAAATTAAAGGAGTCGAACCGCACTATCAAATTATCATAACGCGCCCGCATAACCTTGACGAACTGGAGATTCAAGTTGAAGCGACGAAATCATTATTTTCAGATGAAATCAAGCATCTGGAAGAAGTCCGAAATAGAATTGAACAGCATATCGAAGATTCGATTGGAATTCGGGTAAAAGTAACTTTAGTCGAACCAAAAACTTTACCACGAAGTGAAGGAAAAGCGAAACGGGTTATCGATAAACGGCAATTGTAA
- a CDS encoding ACT domain-containing protein has translation MKVKQISIFLENKKGRLLEVLNVLAQAKINIRALSIADTSDFGILRLIVPNPDKAKQVLEKAKFRVAETDVIAVGVPDKPGGLASVLEVFNRADLNVEYLYAFVAKSGEKAVVVIRTENIADGIKALQKAQMTVLSAKEVYSL, from the coding sequence ATGAAAGTCAAACAGATTTCGATTTTTCTTGAAAATAAAAAAGGACGATTACTTGAAGTACTTAATGTTCTTGCCCAAGCGAAAATCAATATTCGCGCGTTATCCATCGCCGATACGTCTGATTTCGGCATTTTACGATTGATTGTTCCAAACCCGGATAAAGCGAAACAAGTTCTCGAGAAAGCAAAATTTCGCGTCGCGGAAACCGATGTCATTGCAGTAGGTGTTCCGGATAAACCAGGCGGATTAGCGTCAGTGTTAGAAGTGTTCAATCGAGCAGATTTAAACGTTGAATATCTCTATGCATTTGTTGCAAAAAGTGGTGAGAAAGCAGTAGTGGTTATTCGCACCGAGAACATTGCTGATGGAATTAAAGCGTTGCAAAAGGCGCAGATGACCGTTCTATCGGCAAAAGAAGTTTATTCTCTTTAA